The genomic stretch ACCTGGTTCACCCCTGAAGTGATCGATGTGATCCTGACGGTCATCAAAGCCATCGTCATCCTGCTGGCCGTGGTGGTCGCGGGTGCGTTGCTCAGCTTTGTCGAACGTCGCCTGCTGGGCTGGTGGCAGGACCGTTACGGTCCGAACCGCGTTGGCCCGTTCGGCATGTTCCAGATCGCTGCCGACATGCTGAAGATGTTCTTCAAGGAAGACTGGACCCCGCCGTTTGCCGACAAGGTGATCTTCACCCTGGCACCGGTCGTGGCCATGTCCGCCCTGTTGATCGCTTTCGCGATCATCCCGATCACCCCGACCTGGGGCGTGGCGGATCTGAACATCGGCCTGCTGTTCTTCTTCGCCATGGCCGGTCTGTCGGTCTACGCGGTGCTGTTCGCCGGCTGGTCGAGTAACAACAAGTTCGCCCTCCTCGGCAGCTTGCGTGCCTCGGCGCAGACCGTGTCCTACGAAGTGTTCATGGGCCTGGCCCTGATGGGCATCGTGGTGCAGGTCGGCTCGTTCAACATGCGCGACATCGTCGAGTACCAGGCGCAGAACCTGTGGTTCATCATTCCGCAGTTCTTCGGCTTCTGTACCTTCTTCATCGCTGGCGTGGCTGTGACTCACCGTCACCCGTTCGACCAGCCGGAAGCGGAACAGGAACTGGCCGACGGTTACCACATTGAATACGCCGGTATGAAATGGGGCATGTTCTTCGTCGGTGAATACATCGGCATCATCCTGATCTCGGCGCTGTTGGTCACCCTGTTCTTCGGTGGCTGGCACGGTCCGTTCGGCATCCTGCCGCAACTGTCCTTCGTCTGGTTCGCACTGAAGACCGCGTTCTTCATCATGCTGTTCATCCTGCTGCGCGCTTCGATCCCGCGTCCGCGTTATGACCAGGTGATGGACTTCAGCTGGAAATTCTGCCTGCCACTG from Pseudomonas allokribbensis encodes the following:
- the nuoH gene encoding NADH-quinone oxidoreductase subunit NuoH, with translation MTWFTPEVIDVILTVIKAIVILLAVVVAGALLSFVERRLLGWWQDRYGPNRVGPFGMFQIAADMLKMFFKEDWTPPFADKVIFTLAPVVAMSALLIAFAIIPITPTWGVADLNIGLLFFFAMAGLSVYAVLFAGWSSNNKFALLGSLRASAQTVSYEVFMGLALMGIVVQVGSFNMRDIVEYQAQNLWFIIPQFFGFCTFFIAGVAVTHRHPFDQPEAEQELADGYHIEYAGMKWGMFFVGEYIGIILISALLVTLFFGGWHGPFGILPQLSFVWFALKTAFFIMLFILLRASIPRPRYDQVMDFSWKFCLPLTLINLLVTAAIVLWNTPAVAVQ